Part of the Candidatus Fermentibacter sp. genome is shown below.
GATCACGCGCACGTCGCGGGCCCACCACCGGCTGGAGACGTCGACCGCGACTCCGAGCGCCCCCGCGCGCGAGAAGCGCGTCGCGCGGCCCTCGCTACTCGTCCAGAAGAGGTAGCCGGGGGCGGTGTGGATGAGGGTGATGAAGTGGCGCCTCGTCAGATTCGCCACGCCCCTCGGATTCGCTAGTAAACGTCACGGAAGGCCCTCTTCATCCTTCGCCGTCGAGCTCGCCTCGCTCGCGACTTCATTCGACCCTTGAAGAACTCCGCGGGGCTGTCACCGCAGATCGCCAGGGCGATGTTGATGTATCCCAACGTGCGCCCCTTGTATCTTCGTAGGCGGGTCATCGGCCCCCATCCACGATCTGCGCCGCGAGCCGCCGCTTCTGGTCGTGGATCCGACAGATCCGCTGGTCGAGCGGGTGGTCGGTGACCATGCGGTAGACGAAGACCCGGTCCAACTTCTGCCCATACCGCGCGAACCTCCTCACGGCCTGCTCGGTCTCCGCCGGCACGAACGTCTGGTCGACCAGGATCCCCGCCCCCGCCGCCTGGAGGTTCAGCCCTTCCCCGCCGACCTGGATCGTCGCGGGGAGTACGCGCTGCTTCCCGCCCATGAAGCGGGCCACGGTCGCCTGCCGCTCCCGATCGCTCTCCGCCCCCGTGATGGCTGGGACCCGGAGCGCCTTCGACACCGCGTGGATCGGGTCGAGGTGGGCCGAGAAGACGAGGACCTGTCGATCCCGCGCGACGTCTCGGGCGAGGTCGACGGCCGCGGCGCACCGCGACCGGGCCAGGGCCGCCGTCGCCGCTGAGTAGAGCTCGAACGGGGGGAGCTCGTCGGGGTCGTAGCGGTTCCACTGCGGCGTGACGGAGTCCAGGTAGTCTCGCAGGTCGCGGGGGGCCTCGCAGGGCACGTCGATCCACTCCACGGGCGGGAGGTCGAGGTGGTCTTTCGAGAGCCGGCGGAGCGCCACCGCGCGCAGGCGCTCCTCCACCTCGGGCCCGATCTCGCCGTGCCGCGGCTTGCTGATCGACCGCCCGAGCCGGCGCACGTAGACCTCCTCGTAGGTCGTCGAGCACATGCGGTCGTACTCGTCCCTTCCCCCGGGGAACGCCTCGCGGGAGAGTCCGAACGTGACGAGCAGGCCCCAGAGCTCCCCGGCGGTGCCCCGGAGCGGCGTCCCCGTGAGCGCCCACGCCGCGCGACACTGTCCCACGAGGCGGCGGACCTTCCGAGTCCGGGCGGCGTCGGCGTTCGACGCGCGGTGAGCCTCGTCGAAGATCGCGACGACCTGGCTCCAGTCCTCCCCCACGAACAGAGCTGGCGACCGCGGGTCGAGGTCGGGTAGCGCGTCGTAGGACATGACGAGGACCTCCCCCTCCATTGGGGGGCGCCCCTCGTGGGGGGCGGGCCGGAGGTCGGGGCGCCACCGCCGCGTCTCGGCGATCCACTGCCCTCGCACGGAGGCCGGGCAGACGACGAGGCACCGCGCGCGGAGGGGGAGGGCCCGGAGGCTCTGCGCGGTCTTCCCGAGGCCCATCTCGTCCCAGAGCGCGGACGACAGGCCGCGGTCGAGGCGGGAGCGGAGCCAGGCCACGCCGTCGCACTGGTAGTCGCGCAGCCCGTCGAGGCACGGGGGCGCCGCGGGGGCGGTGGGTCGCGTGGGCCAGGTAGGGCGGGAAAGGAGGGTCATCAGCGGTCCCTCGCACCGTCGGGGGCTGCTTCCTGCCCGAGCTGCCATCGCCGTGCCTGGTCCATGTTGGTGGTCCTCCATCCCCCGACCACCTTGACGCCAGTCGGTGCGTGGAGTCCGGAGGGATAAAGCGATATCGCATGCTGTTCGCACAGGTAGGCGCCATAAGTGTCAGAGGAGGGCGGGTTCAGCGCAGGTTCGTGGAGCCAAACAATCGCCTGTGAATTACAGACGACTCCTCCTAGCTCGCACTCTCCGCAGGGCCTGACGAAAGAAATACTGCACAGCGAATGGAGAACATCACACCGGCACGCGATGCGATCGACGGGGTTAGAGGGCGGCATCGTCAGTCGAGCCACAAGCGACAGATAATTTTCCGCAGCTCCCGCATGATCTACCCCGCCGACCTTACACGTCTTCTCCAGATCGGCCACGACCTGGCGAAGATGGAGCGCGAGATCGTGTGCCATCGCCAGCGTACTCGTGCGAGCGGGAAGACCTAGCGCGAGCGCGAGAATAGCCGCCAGGCTGGCCTCGACCTGCTCGTAGTCAGCGATAATCTCGTCGATGTCCGCCTTCATCACTGATCCTCCATGGGGTGATGTTTGTCATGAACTCCATCTCACGTACGTCTTCGCCATCCTGGTCATCTTCATGCGCGTCCGGTTACAATTGCTACACCTCACATGTACGTCATCCGGCAACCTGCCGGGGCCGATTACTTCCCAGGTCATCGATCCTCTGGGAGACGGATGTTCGCCCGCTCCTCTCGGAGCGTGACCGGCATGAACTGCCACTCCATGAAGAATTGCCAGTCCAAGAAGGACATGACGATGATTCTCGCAACGGAGCGATGGAGCCCGATCCTGCCCTGGTAGACGACCCTCGCGTGGCGCGGGCCGCGGAGCGCGGCGGCGGGGATCATCGGCCGCCCTCCGCGACCCTCGCGGCGCGCCTGCGAAGGACCCCCTCGCGGCACGTCTCCTCGACGGCGCCGAGGCGGACGGCGTCCGCGCGCCGGGCGGGGGTCAGGTCGTAGTGCGGGGCGAGCTTGTGGTCCTGGAACCAGGACCGCCTCATCCCGATCGCCCTCGCCGCCGCGTGCAGCTCGTCGAGGGTATCCGCCGTCATGTGGCAGGACCCACGGTGGAACGGAGGTTTCGCCCCCGGGTACACGATGATATCGTCGACGTAGACGGCCATGGTCACTCTGCTTTCGCCAGGGATGCGTGCCAGACGTCCAGCTCGCTTCTCGATACGAGGTTGCCCACGAGCACGCAGCGGAAGTAGGGAGGATGAGCGGTCCTACACCGCACGACGTCGACCGTCATCACGCTTCCAGGAGCCTGGAAGCCCCTGGGGAGCTGAACGATGAACCAATCACTAGCGCAGTCCTCGGCCACTATGACAGACCGAATGACGCAGGCCTCGCGGACCGCGACTCTGAACCTGATCGTGCGCCGAATCGGCACGCCACCATCGGCCCACACCTTGAGCTCGTCAGGGTCCCACGGGTCCCGCGTGACCGGAACCGGGTCCACGGACGTGACGCACAGGCCAGCTCGGAGGTCGTCGTGTCGGTCGCGATCGACGCGGGTGTCGAGGGTGAACGTCGTCATCCCCGCGAGTCGGAGCGGGTCGTAATTCACTGTTCTCCTCCGATGAGGTCGAGCACGAAGTCTAGCGCGTCCTCGGTCTCGCGGGCGATACCGCGAATCCGCTCACGCTCCTCCCGCCTCCCCTCCGCGCGAGAGACGTCGAGGCCGGCTCGAACCGCGTCGACGGTCTTCCCCTCCCTCCAGCCCACCATAACGCGGATGAGTCCGAGCTCCTGCTGAAGCAGGACCACCTCGGCCCGCAGGACGTCGCGCTCTGCGACGACCGCCCGAGCGGCGTCGGCGGTCTCGCCCTCCTTCCAGCCGAGGATGGTTCTCACCTCAGCCAGCTCGTTGGACAGGGCTCGCTGCCCCGCGTCCGCTAGATCCTCGTCGTTCCGCAGCCGGTCGCGGTCCTGGACGAGCTCGGCGATCCACCCGATGACGTTCAGAGCTTGGTCGTCACGCATGATCACCTCCCGGCTCCATCCAGAGGGTGCAATAGAAAGCGTCCGCCCCCCTCCCCGTTCGGCTCCCGTCGATGCGGACGACGTCGCCGGGGACGAAGTGGGCGACGGGCGACTGGGTGAACGTGATTGACCACTCCTCCGGCCGGCATACTCCCAGGGAGACAGCACGGCACGGTCGGTCAACGAGCTGGTACACGGAGAACGACCGCCCCTCGGGAACCATCCAGTCCGCCCACATCCTCCATTCCTCGCTCGTCCAAGCGATGTCCCCGCGACGCAGGAGAGGCTCCGCCGCGTTGGTGCTCCACCCCCGACGAAGGGACTCCACGGTCCCGCTCGATCGGGTCGAAAGGCTGTATGGGAAAAAGCCCGCGCGCTTCTTCCTCCACTCCTCGACGACCTGCACCGCCGTCTCCGAGGAGTAGTCCCCGCATGCGTACCACTCGACCGCTCGCAGGACGTCCTCCGTCTCAGCTCGGATCTTCTCCGCCGCTTCGAGGTGCCCCGCGAGCTCGGCGACCTTCCTGGAGGCGTCCTCACACCCGAGCCTGACGAGGGTCGCGGCGATGTCGCTCGCCTCCCACCGCCGAAGGTCGTCACGATAGAAGTAGTTGTATCTCCCGCCGCTCATGATCCGCACCTCCTCACGCCCTGCCGATCCCCTCGTCCCAGAACAACACCACCCTGCCCCGCCACCTCACCCACACGGTCGCGAAGTCGGGGATCCTCCCGGGAACGCCGGGGACCGTCCGCGCCCCGACCTCCCACTCCCCCGATTGCATGATCCACCTCACCGCCCCCTCGCCCTCCCGATCGCCCTCCCGATCTTGATCGCCGCCCTCGCCGCCCTCGCCACCTTCCGGTCGACGAGCCCCTCCTGCGCGAGCCCCTCCACGAGCTCGCCGAGGTCCTCGGCCGTGAGCCCCCACCACGCCCTCGTCACTGTCTCTTATACACATCTCCGAGCCCACGAGACAGCGCTGTGTATCTCGTATGCC
Proteins encoded:
- a CDS encoding DUF4031 domain-containing protein, which encodes MAVYVDDIIVYPGAKPPFHRGSCHMTADTLDELHAAARAIGMRRSWFQDHKLAPHYDLTPARRADAVRLGAVEETCREGVLRRRAARVAEGGR
- a CDS encoding DEAD/DEAH box helicase, translated to MTLLSRPTWPTRPTAPAAPPCLDGLRDYQCDGVAWLRSRLDRGLSSALWDEMGLGKTAQSLRALPLRARCLVVCPASVRGQWIAETRRWRPDLRPAPHEGRPPMEGEVLVMSYDALPDLDPRSPALFVGEDWSQVVAIFDEAHRASNADAARTRKVRRLVGQCRAAWALTGTPLRGTAGELWGLLVTFGLSREAFPGGRDEYDRMCSTTYEEVYVRRLGRSISKPRHGEIGPEVEERLRAVALRRLSKDHLDLPPVEWIDVPCEAPRDLRDYLDSVTPQWNRYDPDELPPFELYSAATAALARSRCAAAVDLARDVARDRQVLVFSAHLDPIHAVSKALRVPAITGAESDRERQATVARFMGGKQRVLPATIQVGGEGLNLQAAGAGILVDQTFVPAETEQAVRRFARYGQKLDRVFVYRMVTDHPLDQRICRIHDQKRRLAAQIVDGGR